The Streptomyces avermitilis MA-4680 = NBRC 14893 genome contains a region encoding:
- a CDS encoding VOC family protein: protein MTAGLKTIIYPVKDLARAKALFGALLGVEPYADEPYYVGFKDAGQDVGLDPNGHAKGMTGPVPYWHVTDIRSRLSALLNAGAEPLQDVQDVGGGRLIAFVKDADGNLIGLIQEPAAHQ, encoded by the coding sequence ATGACCGCCGGCCTCAAGACCATCATCTACCCCGTCAAGGATCTCGCTCGGGCGAAGGCGCTGTTCGGCGCGCTGCTGGGCGTGGAGCCCTACGCGGACGAACCGTATTACGTGGGCTTCAAGGACGCGGGGCAGGACGTCGGGCTCGACCCCAACGGACACGCCAAGGGGATGACCGGCCCGGTGCCCTACTGGCACGTGACCGACATCAGGTCCCGCCTGTCGGCCCTCCTGAACGCCGGGGCCGAGCCCCTTCAGGACGTCCAGGACGTCGGCGGCGGCCGGCTGATCGCCTTCGTGAAGGACGCGGACGGGAACCTCATCGGGCTCATCCAGGAGCCGGCCGCACACCAGTGA
- a CDS encoding ABC transporter substrate-binding protein, which translates to MPNTKHCRLVATALAVALGATTLAACGSSDDDSDARSGPASLTYWTWTPGMDKVVDLWNKGPGKKQQITVTVKKQASGDTLVTKILTAHKAKKAPDLVQAEYQALPTLVSNDALADISKNAGDAKGKFAEGVWQQTTLGSDAVYAIPQDIGPMMFYYREDLFKKYGLTVPTTWEQFAKTARALKHKAPDKDLTTFSSNDSGLFAGLAQQAGAKWWTTSGQKWKVGINDAASQKVADFWGGLVKEGAIDNQPMYTPAWNKALNTGKQIAWVSAVWAPGTLTSGAPDTKGKWKMAPLPQWGDSDSVTGSWGGSSTAVTTDSKHQAAAAKFATWLNTDPKALTALAKESGIYPAATTAQTSDAFQEPPAFFSNQPDFYPQAAKIAKTTAPSAWGPNVNVAYTTFKDAFAAAAKNKSDFGAALAKMQDDTVADLKKQGFEVSE; encoded by the coding sequence ATGCCAAACACGAAGCACTGCCGCCTCGTGGCCACCGCCCTCGCCGTCGCGCTCGGCGCCACCACGCTCGCCGCCTGCGGCTCGTCCGACGACGACAGCGACGCCCGGTCGGGGCCCGCCTCGCTGACGTACTGGACCTGGACGCCGGGCATGGACAAGGTCGTGGACCTGTGGAACAAGGGCCCGGGCAAGAAGCAGCAGATCACCGTCACGGTGAAGAAGCAGGCGTCCGGCGACACCCTGGTCACCAAGATCCTCACCGCGCACAAGGCCAAGAAGGCGCCCGACCTGGTGCAGGCCGAGTACCAGGCGCTGCCGACCCTGGTCAGCAATGACGCCCTCGCCGACATCTCGAAGAACGCGGGCGACGCGAAGGGCAAGTTCGCCGAGGGCGTCTGGCAGCAGACCACGCTCGGCTCGGACGCGGTCTACGCGATACCGCAGGACATCGGGCCGATGATGTTCTACTACCGCGAGGACCTCTTCAAGAAGTACGGCCTGACGGTGCCGACGACCTGGGAGCAGTTCGCGAAGACCGCCCGCGCGCTGAAGCACAAGGCCCCGGACAAGGACCTCACCACCTTCTCCTCCAACGACTCCGGCCTCTTCGCGGGTCTCGCGCAGCAGGCCGGCGCCAAGTGGTGGACCACCTCGGGCCAGAAGTGGAAGGTCGGCATCAACGACGCGGCGTCGCAGAAGGTCGCCGACTTCTGGGGCGGGCTCGTCAAGGAGGGGGCGATCGACAACCAGCCGATGTACACCCCGGCCTGGAACAAGGCGCTCAACACCGGCAAGCAGATCGCCTGGGTGAGCGCGGTGTGGGCGCCGGGCACGCTGACCAGCGGCGCGCCCGACACCAAGGGCAAGTGGAAGATGGCCCCACTGCCCCAGTGGGGCGACAGCGACAGCGTCACCGGCAGCTGGGGCGGTTCGTCGACCGCCGTCACCACGGACTCGAAGCACCAGGCGGCCGCCGCGAAGTTCGCGACCTGGCTGAACACGGATCCCAAGGCGCTGACCGCCCTCGCGAAGGAGAGCGGCATCTACCCGGCCGCCACCACGGCGCAGACCAGTGACGCGTTCCAGGAACCGCCGGCCTTCTTCTCCAACCAGCCGGACTTCTACCCGCAGGCCGCGAAGATCGCCAAGACGACCGCGCCGTCCGCCTGGGGCCCGAACGTGAACGTCGCGTACACGACCTTCAAGGACGCCTTCGCCGCCGCCGCCAAGAACAAGTCGGACTTCGGTGCCGCCCTGGCCAAGATGCAGGACGACACGGTCGCCGACCTGAAGAAGCAGGGCTTCGAGGTCTCCGAGTGA
- a CDS encoding carbohydrate ABC transporter permease has product MSSLALRKSAPAAGTTPGTAQGPPLRRRIALVPTLTLLLGALYCLLPVAWVVIAATKSGRELFSTFTFLPGTGFTQNLKDLNAYRDGLYWTWMGNSALYAGLGALLSTAVSALSGYALAVYRFRGRETVFNVLMAGVLMPPVILAIPQYLLLAKADLTDSYASVLLPLILSPYGVYLARIYASAAVPGDVVEAGRMDGASEWRIFIRIALPMMVPGLVTVFLFQFVAVWNNFLLPYIMLSDDEKFPITLGLFTLLEQGANTPALYTLVITGATLAVLPLIALFLVIQRFWSLDLLSGAVKS; this is encoded by the coding sequence ATGAGTTCTCTTGCGCTGCGCAAGTCCGCACCGGCCGCCGGTACGACGCCCGGCACCGCCCAGGGTCCGCCGCTGCGCCGCCGGATCGCCCTGGTCCCGACGCTGACGCTGCTGCTCGGCGCCCTGTACTGCCTGCTGCCGGTCGCCTGGGTGGTGATCGCGGCCACCAAGTCGGGCCGTGAGCTGTTCTCCACCTTCACCTTCCTGCCGGGCACCGGCTTCACCCAGAACCTCAAGGACCTCAACGCCTACCGCGACGGCCTCTACTGGACGTGGATGGGCAACTCGGCCCTCTACGCGGGCCTCGGCGCCCTCCTGTCGACGGCCGTGTCGGCGCTCAGCGGCTACGCGCTCGCGGTCTACCGCTTCCGCGGCCGCGAGACCGTCTTCAACGTCCTGATGGCGGGCGTACTGATGCCGCCGGTCATCCTCGCGATCCCGCAGTACCTGCTGCTGGCCAAGGCGGACCTCACGGATTCGTACGCGTCCGTGCTGCTGCCGCTGATCCTGTCCCCGTACGGCGTGTACCTCGCCCGGATCTACGCGAGTGCCGCGGTGCCCGGTGACGTCGTCGAGGCCGGGCGGATGGACGGGGCGAGCGAGTGGCGGATCTTCATCCGGATCGCGCTGCCGATGATGGTGCCCGGCCTGGTGACGGTGTTCCTGTTCCAGTTCGTCGCCGTCTGGAACAACTTCCTGCTGCCGTACATCATGCTCAGCGACGACGAGAAGTTCCCCATCACGCTCGGTCTGTTCACGCTCCTCGAGCAGGGCGCCAACACCCCGGCGTTGTACACGCTGGTGATCACTGGGGCCACGCTGGCGGTCCTCCCGCTGATCGCCCTGTTCCTGGTCATCCAGCGGTTCTGGAGTCTGGATCTGCTGTCCGGGGCCGTAAAGTCATGA
- a CDS encoding SseB family protein — protein MDTPSNDRPTPETAAAAQEALTALSVHTMDTEALDTLADSEVLVPVPDDAAEPDASDPSIVALPVLEESGGEQTVPVFTSEPAMAELLPFVSRYRVVPLGALASQWPSAGLSLAIDAGSPHGLTLDSDGVRTLLARPSA, from the coding sequence ATGGACACACCCTCGAACGACCGCCCGACGCCCGAGACCGCCGCCGCAGCGCAGGAGGCGCTGACCGCACTCTCCGTCCACACGATGGACACGGAGGCGCTGGACACGCTGGCCGACAGCGAGGTGCTGGTGCCCGTCCCCGACGACGCCGCCGAGCCGGACGCCTCCGACCCCTCGATCGTGGCCCTGCCCGTCCTGGAGGAGTCGGGCGGCGAACAGACCGTGCCCGTGTTCACCTCGGAGCCGGCCATGGCCGAACTGCTGCCGTTCGTCTCGCGCTACCGGGTGGTGCCGCTCGGCGCGCTCGCCTCGCAGTGGCCGTCCGCCGGTCTCTCGCTCGCCATCGACGCCGGCTCACCGCACGGACTGACGCTCGACTCCGACGGCGTACGCACCCTGCTGGCCCGGCCCTCCGCGTGA
- a CDS encoding beta-galactosidase has protein sequence MPETTPKGLTRLAFGGDYNPEQWPETVWQEDVRLMREAGVTMVSVGIFSWALLEPSPGAYDFGWLDRLLDLLHENGIRADLGTPTVAPPAWFYRAHPEALPVTADGTRYEFGSRGAICHSNADYRAAAANITTRLATRYAEHPALALWHVHNEYGVPVSACYCESCAAHFRRWLTDTYGTIDALNEAWGTAFWGQRYAGFDQINPPRLTPTVGNPGQALDHKRFADATMRENFVAERDILHRLAPGIPVTTNFMTALSQCDSVDYWAWGREVDLVTNDHYLITDGRRTHVNLAMAADLTRSVASGAPWLLLEHSTSGVNWQPHNPAKAPGQMARNSLAHVARGSEGAMFFQWRQSRRGAEKFHSSMLPHGGTDTRVWREVVELGSSVDSLRSIRGTRTRADVAVLWDWQSWWAQNLQWRPSEDHDPRERADAFYEALYDRHLTVDFAHPEADLSAYPLVVVPALYLMTEAAGNNLEEYVENGGTLVVSYFSGIVDEHDAVHDGPYPGALRDVLGLTVEEFSPLLKDDRIRVTGPDGSELTGDVWSEFVVPRGAETVWTYADGLTAGHPAVTRHRFGEGSAWYVSTRLTAQGLDALLGRAADDARIAPRADLPRDVEVVCRTGESGTFLFAVNHTALDTKVPLDAHGTELLTGERAAGQVSVPAGAVRVVRLDG, from the coding sequence ATGCCGGAGACCACCCCCAAGGGCCTCACCAGGCTCGCCTTCGGTGGGGACTACAACCCCGAGCAGTGGCCGGAAACCGTATGGCAGGAGGACGTCCGGCTGATGCGAGAGGCCGGCGTCACCATGGTGAGCGTCGGCATCTTCTCCTGGGCACTGCTCGAACCCTCGCCGGGCGCCTACGACTTCGGCTGGCTCGACCGCCTGCTCGACCTGCTGCACGAGAACGGCATCCGCGCGGACCTCGGCACGCCTACGGTGGCACCGCCCGCCTGGTTCTACCGCGCCCACCCCGAAGCGCTGCCGGTGACCGCCGACGGCACCCGCTACGAGTTCGGCTCCCGCGGCGCCATCTGCCACAGCAACGCGGACTACCGGGCCGCCGCCGCGAACATCACCACCCGGCTCGCCACCCGCTACGCCGAGCACCCCGCCCTCGCGCTGTGGCACGTCCACAACGAGTACGGCGTCCCCGTCTCGGCCTGCTACTGCGAGAGCTGCGCCGCCCATTTCCGCCGCTGGCTCACGGACACCTACGGAACGATCGACGCCCTCAACGAGGCATGGGGCACCGCCTTCTGGGGCCAGCGCTACGCCGGCTTCGACCAGATCAACCCGCCGCGCCTGACGCCCACGGTCGGCAATCCGGGCCAGGCGCTCGACCACAAGCGGTTCGCCGACGCCACCATGCGCGAGAACTTCGTCGCCGAGCGGGACATCCTGCACCGCCTCGCGCCCGGCATCCCGGTGACCACCAACTTCATGACCGCCCTGAGCCAGTGCGACTCCGTGGACTACTGGGCCTGGGGCCGCGAGGTCGACCTCGTCACCAACGACCACTACCTGATCACCGACGGCCGCCGCACCCACGTCAACCTCGCGATGGCCGCCGACCTCACGCGTTCCGTGGCGAGCGGCGCCCCCTGGCTGCTGCTCGAACACTCCACCTCGGGCGTCAACTGGCAGCCCCACAACCCCGCCAAGGCTCCCGGCCAGATGGCCCGCAACTCCCTCGCCCATGTGGCACGCGGCTCCGAGGGCGCGATGTTCTTCCAGTGGCGGCAGTCCCGGCGCGGCGCGGAGAAGTTCCACTCGTCGATGCTGCCGCACGGCGGCACGGACACACGGGTGTGGCGCGAGGTGGTCGAACTCGGCTCCTCCGTCGACTCGTTGCGTTCGATCCGCGGGACCCGGACCCGCGCCGACGTGGCCGTCCTGTGGGACTGGCAGTCCTGGTGGGCGCAGAACCTCCAGTGGCGCCCCAGCGAGGACCACGATCCGCGCGAGCGTGCCGACGCGTTCTACGAGGCGCTCTACGACCGCCACCTGACCGTCGACTTCGCGCACCCGGAAGCCGACCTGTCGGCCTACCCGCTGGTCGTCGTGCCCGCGCTCTACCTGATGACCGAGGCCGCCGGGAACAACCTCGAGGAGTACGTCGAGAACGGCGGCACCCTTGTCGTCTCCTACTTCTCCGGCATCGTCGACGAGCACGACGCCGTGCACGACGGCCCCTACCCGGGCGCCCTGCGTGACGTACTCGGCCTGACCGTCGAGGAGTTCTCGCCGCTCCTGAAGGACGACCGGATCCGCGTCACCGGCCCCGACGGCTCCGAGCTCACGGGCGACGTGTGGAGCGAGTTCGTGGTGCCCCGCGGCGCCGAGACCGTCTGGACGTACGCCGACGGGCTCACCGCGGGCCACCCCGCGGTCACCCGGCACCGGTTCGGCGAGGGCTCCGCCTGGTACGTCTCCACCCGGCTGACCGCCCAGGGCCTCGACGCCCTTCTGGGCCGGGCCGCCGACGACGCCCGGATCGCGCCGCGCGCCGATCTGCCCCGCGATGTCGAAGTGGTGTGCCGCACGGGCGAGTCCGGCACCTTCCTGTTCGCCGTCAACCACACCGCGCTCGACACCAAGGTGCCGCTCGACGCCCACGGCACCGAGCTGCTCACGGGTGAGCGCGCCGCCGGACAGGTGTCCGTGCCCGCGGGCGCCGTCAGGGTCGTACGACTCGACGGCTGA
- a CDS encoding FAD-binding oxidoreductase, which translates to MGRPHPQGTRPARRGTAAATGRPGPRVERLGPSGGQALPRTDDQLAVVEPGVITAVLDRAAGAHGLRYAPDPASAALSTIGGNIATNAGGLRCAKYGVTRDSVLGLEAVLADGTVVGTGRRTVKGVTGYDLTALLTGSEGTLAVITSATVRLRPVPVATATLAAFFDSFEAAAEASYAIGRAGIEPALAELVDGPVLHAIDPALRERGAALLLVQCDGAGAAAEAEVVARVLAPSATAVETTTDPVEAESLLAARRLALPALERLGRPLIEDIAVPRSRLAEAVREIRAISARHDVPVFTIAHAADGNLHPIIVVDRSLPGLPDAAWEAAGEIFALALRLGGTLTGEHGVGVLKRQWVADELGPAAHALQRRIKRAFDPRGVLNPGKCL; encoded by the coding sequence GTGGGTCGCCCTCACCCGCAAGGGACGCGACCTGCACGCCGAGGCACTGCCGCTGCAACGGGCCGCCCTGGCCCGCGTGTTGAACGCCTAGGACCGTCCGGCGGTCAGGCCCTGCCCCGTACGGACGACCAGCTCGCCGTCGTGGAACCCGGTGTGATCACCGCCGTTCTGGACCGTGCGGCCGGTGCGCACGGGCTGCGGTACGCGCCCGATCCGGCGAGCGCGGCCCTGTCGACGATCGGCGGGAACATCGCGACCAACGCGGGCGGTCTGCGCTGCGCGAAGTACGGCGTGACCCGGGACAGCGTGCTGGGTCTGGAGGCGGTGCTCGCGGACGGCACGGTCGTGGGCACGGGCCGCCGTACGGTCAAGGGCGTGACCGGCTACGACCTCACCGCCCTGCTCACCGGCTCCGAGGGCACCCTGGCGGTGATCACGTCGGCGACTGTACGGCTGCGGCCCGTGCCGGTGGCGACGGCCACGCTCGCCGCCTTCTTCGACTCCTTCGAGGCGGCCGCCGAGGCCTCGTACGCGATCGGCCGGGCCGGTATCGAGCCCGCGCTCGCGGAACTGGTCGACGGTCCGGTCCTGCACGCCATCGACCCGGCGCTGCGGGAGCGCGGCGCGGCGCTGCTGCTCGTGCAGTGCGACGGCGCGGGCGCGGCCGCCGAGGCGGAAGTGGTCGCCCGGGTGCTCGCGCCGTCCGCCACGGCCGTCGAGACGACCACGGACCCTGTCGAGGCCGAGTCCCTGCTCGCCGCCCGACGGCTCGCCCTGCCCGCTCTCGAACGGCTCGGACGCCCGCTCATCGAGGACATCGCGGTGCCCCGCTCCCGGCTCGCGGAGGCCGTTCGCGAGATCCGCGCCATCTCCGCACGCCATGACGTGCCCGTCTTCACCATCGCGCACGCGGCGGACGGGAACCTGCACCCGATCATCGTGGTGGACCGGTCCCTGCCGGGGCTCCCCGACGCGGCCTGGGAGGCGGCGGGCGAGATCTTCGCACTGGCCCTGCGGCTGGGCGGCACGCTGACGGGTGAGCACGGCGTGGGCGTCCTGAAGCGGCAGTGGGTGGCGGACGAACTGGGGCCCGCGGCCCACGCGTTGCAACGGAGGATCAAACGGGCGTTCGACCCCAGGGGGGTCCTTAACCCCGGAAAGTGCCTTTGA
- a CDS encoding LacI family DNA-binding transcriptional regulator produces MTMHATGGRRRPPTIHDVAREAGVSRGTVSRVLNGGHYVSPAAQEAVNAAIRRTGYVVNRHARSLITGRSDSIGFLLTEPQERFFEDPNFNVLLRGCTQALASHDIPLLLMLAGTKDERRRITRYITAGHVDGVLLVSSHSGDPVAEELREAGVPLVACGKPIGLGSKVSYVAADDRDGARDMVRHLLSLGRRRVGVVTGPLDTPGGVERLAGYREVLAEAGLEYDERLVVPGDYSRASGAAGAERLLERAPEIDAVFVASDLMAQGVLTVLRQAGRRVPEDVAVGGFDDSPAATASTPSLTTIRQPWDRISNEMVRVLLAQIGGEDPAAVILPTELVRREST; encoded by the coding sequence ATGACCATGCACGCGACGGGCGGCAGGCGCAGGCCGCCGACGATCCATGACGTGGCGCGCGAGGCCGGTGTCTCGCGCGGCACGGTGTCCCGGGTACTCAACGGCGGGCACTACGTCAGCCCGGCGGCGCAAGAGGCGGTCAACGCCGCCATCCGCAGGACGGGCTACGTCGTGAACCGGCACGCCCGCTCCCTGATCACCGGGCGGTCCGACTCGATCGGCTTCCTGCTGACCGAGCCTCAGGAGCGGTTCTTCGAGGACCCCAACTTCAATGTGCTGCTGCGCGGCTGTACGCAGGCGCTGGCCTCGCACGACATCCCTCTGCTGCTCATGCTCGCCGGCACCAAGGACGAACGGCGGCGCATAACGCGGTACATCACGGCGGGCCATGTCGACGGGGTGCTGCTGGTCTCCAGCCACTCGGGCGATCCGGTCGCGGAGGAGCTGCGGGAGGCGGGCGTACCGCTGGTCGCCTGCGGCAAGCCGATCGGGCTGGGCTCCAAGGTGAGTTACGTCGCGGCGGACGACCGGGACGGCGCCCGTGACATGGTGCGCCATCTGCTGTCGCTGGGCCGCCGCCGCGTCGGCGTGGTCACCGGACCGCTCGACACTCCGGGCGGTGTGGAGCGGCTCGCGGGCTACCGGGAGGTGCTCGCCGAGGCGGGCCTCGAGTACGACGAGCGGCTCGTCGTCCCCGGCGACTACAGCCGGGCGAGCGGTGCGGCCGGCGCCGAGCGGCTGCTGGAGCGGGCGCCGGAGATCGACGCGGTCTTCGTGGCGTCCGACCTGATGGCGCAGGGTGTGCTGACGGTGCTCCGACAGGCCGGGCGCCGGGTCCCCGAGGACGTGGCCGTGGGCGGCTTCGACGACTCCCCCGCCGCCACCGCGTCCACTCCGTCGCTCACCACCATCCGCCAGCCCTGGGACCGGATCAGCAACGAGATGGTACGCGTGCTGCTGGCCCAGATCGGCGGCGAGGACCCGGCGGCGGTGATCCTGCCCACGGAGCTGGTCAGGCGGGAGTCGACTTGA
- a CDS encoding arabinogalactan endo-1,4-beta-galactosidase: MFHARRALRALLIPLFAGLALTTLPATSARAAATLTNPGFESDGTGTATPAGWSTYSAAGQNAASFTESGGRSGSYRLTHWSASAYKVETYQYLSGLANGNYTLTAWVRSGGGQNSAYLALKNCGGTEQRTDLPVSAGGWIRIVTPVAVTGNQCTISVNSDANAGNWLNVDDLTFTSGTTGLGIKGSDISSLAKSEAFGGVYKTGSGTTGDALTILKSAGMNYARLKVWVNPADGYNNKTRVLAMAKRVKAQGMKLLVDFHYSDTWADPGAQSKPAAWAGHSYSQLKTDVYNHTYDVLSALKSQGTTADMVQIGNEINGGMLWSEGSTDNWPQLAGLLNSGYSATKAVSSSTVVALHLAKGGDLAGTRAWFDKAVAGGVNFDAIGLSYYGYWHGSLYDFQTTLDDAASRYGKPVFLAETAYPFRLDSDDSLTNQIDTTGELVSGYAATTAGQSAWLRDVMNIVEAVPNGRGLGVFYWEATWTAVTGNGWDPADAASGNGWENQALFGYDDKALPAMTLFSHR; encoded by the coding sequence ATGTTCCACGCGAGACGCGCCCTACGGGCCCTGCTGATACCGCTCTTCGCAGGTCTGGCGCTCACCACCCTGCCCGCCACCTCGGCACGGGCCGCCGCCACGCTCACCAATCCCGGCTTCGAGTCGGACGGCACCGGCACCGCGACGCCGGCCGGCTGGTCGACGTACTCGGCGGCCGGCCAGAACGCCGCCTCCTTCACCGAGTCCGGTGGGCGCAGCGGCAGTTACCGCCTCACGCACTGGTCGGCCTCGGCCTACAAGGTCGAGACGTACCAGTACCTGTCCGGGCTGGCCAACGGGAACTACACGCTCACCGCCTGGGTCCGCTCGGGCGGCGGCCAGAACTCCGCCTATCTGGCGCTGAAGAACTGCGGAGGCACCGAGCAGCGCACGGACCTGCCGGTGTCCGCCGGCGGCTGGATCCGGATCGTGACCCCCGTCGCGGTGACCGGCAACCAGTGCACGATCAGCGTCAACTCCGACGCCAACGCGGGCAACTGGCTCAACGTCGACGACCTGACCTTCACCTCCGGCACGACCGGACTCGGCATCAAGGGCTCCGACATCTCGTCGCTGGCCAAGAGCGAGGCGTTCGGCGGTGTCTACAAGACCGGCTCCGGCACGACCGGCGACGCCCTCACCATCCTCAAGTCCGCCGGTATGAACTACGCCCGCCTCAAGGTGTGGGTGAACCCGGCCGACGGCTACAACAACAAGACGCGCGTCCTCGCCATGGCCAAGCGCGTCAAGGCGCAGGGCATGAAGCTGCTCGTCGACTTCCACTACTCGGACACCTGGGCCGACCCGGGCGCGCAGAGCAAGCCGGCCGCCTGGGCCGGGCACTCGTACAGCCAGCTCAAGACGGACGTCTACAACCACACGTACGACGTCCTGAGCGCCCTCAAGTCGCAGGGCACCACGGCCGACATGGTGCAGATCGGCAACGAGATCAACGGCGGCATGCTGTGGTCCGAGGGCTCCACGGACAACTGGCCGCAGCTCGCCGGCCTGCTCAACTCCGGCTACAGCGCGACCAAGGCGGTCTCCTCGTCCACGGTCGTGGCGCTGCACCTCGCCAAGGGCGGCGACCTCGCGGGAACCCGCGCGTGGTTCGACAAGGCGGTGGCGGGCGGCGTGAACTTCGACGCCATCGGTCTGTCGTACTACGGTTACTGGCACGGTTCGCTGTACGACTTCCAGACCACGTTGGACGACGCGGCGTCCCGGTACGGCAAGCCGGTCTTCCTCGCCGAGACGGCCTACCCCTTCCGTCTCGACAGCGACGACTCGCTCACCAACCAGATCGACACCACCGGTGAGCTGGTGTCCGGTTACGCCGCCACCACGGCCGGGCAGTCCGCCTGGCTGCGCGACGTGATGAACATCGTGGAGGCCGTGCCCAACGGCCGTGGCCTCGGCGTCTTCTACTGGGAGGCCACCTGGACGGCGGTCACCGGCAACGGCTGGGACCCGGCCGACGCGGCCTCCGGCAACGGCTGGGAGAACCAGGCCCTGTTCGGCTACGACGACAAGGCGCTGCCGGCGATGACGTTGTTCAGCCACCGCTGA
- a CDS encoding carbohydrate ABC transporter permease — MTSARRTSYGVKGAPYAFLLPAATLFALFFALPIGYAVWLSLHKVRVFGLGLGAGARKEVWAGLENYTDALTDSALLHGALRVVGYGAIVVPVMLGLALVFALMLDTDRVRLAPFTRLAIFLPYAIPGVVAALLWGFLYLPDVSPFYYVLNGLGLPQPDLLDGGPLYLALSNIAVWGGTGFNMIVIYTSLQAIPVEVYEAAKLDGATPLQIALKIKIPMVAPSLVLTFFFSIIATLQVFSEPTTLKPLTNSVSTTWSPLMKVYQDAFGKGDIYAAAAEAAIIAVVTLVLSFGFLRAANSGNKQEEAR; from the coding sequence GTGACCAGTGCGCGCCGGACGTCGTACGGGGTCAAGGGGGCCCCGTACGCCTTCCTCCTCCCCGCGGCGACCCTCTTCGCGCTGTTCTTCGCACTGCCCATCGGGTACGCGGTCTGGCTCAGTCTCCACAAGGTGCGCGTCTTTGGCCTCGGCCTGGGAGCGGGCGCCCGGAAAGAGGTCTGGGCGGGCCTGGAGAACTACACCGACGCCCTCACCGACTCCGCGCTGCTCCACGGCGCGCTGCGCGTGGTCGGCTACGGTGCCATCGTCGTCCCGGTGATGCTCGGCCTCGCCCTGGTGTTCGCGCTGATGCTCGACACCGACCGGGTCCGGCTGGCCCCCTTCACCCGGCTCGCGATCTTCCTGCCGTACGCCATTCCCGGCGTCGTGGCGGCGCTGCTCTGGGGCTTCCTGTACCTGCCGGACGTCAGCCCGTTCTACTACGTGCTGAACGGGCTCGGCCTGCCGCAGCCCGACCTGCTGGACGGCGGCCCGCTGTATCTCGCCCTGTCGAACATCGCGGTGTGGGGCGGCACCGGCTTCAACATGATCGTCATCTACACCTCGCTCCAGGCCATCCCGGTGGAGGTGTACGAGGCGGCGAAGCTGGACGGCGCCACCCCGCTCCAGATCGCGCTGAAGATCAAGATCCCGATGGTGGCTCCGTCGCTGGTGCTCACCTTCTTCTTCTCGATCATCGCGACGCTCCAGGTGTTCAGCGAGCCGACCACCCTCAAACCGCTCACCAACTCCGTTTCCACGACCTGGAGTCCGCTGATGAAGGTGTACCAGGACGCCTTCGGCAAGGGCGACATCTACGCGGCCGCCGCAGAGGCCGCGATCATCGCCGTCGTCACGCTCGTTCTGTCCTTCGGCTTCCTGCGGGCCGCGAACTCCGGCAACAAGCAGGAGGAAGCACGATGA
- a CDS encoding MarR family winged helix-turn-helix transcriptional regulator, translating into MAAKTTGARLEEQWRDILSVHARTMCEIDRALHPYGLGASDFEVLDILATESAEAGDQCRVQNIAGRVHLSQSALSRLIGRLAKDGLVERSVCEEDRRGVWVALTRKGRDLHAEALPLQRAALARVLNA; encoded by the coding sequence ATGGCAGCGAAAACGACCGGTGCCCGGCTCGAGGAGCAGTGGCGGGACATCCTGTCGGTGCACGCCCGCACGATGTGCGAGATCGACCGTGCGCTCCACCCGTACGGCCTCGGCGCCAGCGACTTCGAGGTACTCGACATCCTCGCGACGGAGTCGGCCGAGGCCGGCGACCAGTGCCGTGTGCAGAACATCGCCGGCCGGGTCCATCTGAGCCAGAGCGCCCTGTCCCGCCTGATCGGCCGGCTGGCGAAGGACGGTCTGGTGGAGCGCTCCGTCTGCGAGGAGGACCGGCGCGGAGTGTGGGTCGCCCTCACCCGCAAGGGACGCGACCTGCACGCCGAGGCACTGCCGCTGCAACGGGCCGCCCTGGCCCGCGTGTTGAACGCCTAG